From bacterium, the proteins below share one genomic window:
- a CDS encoding pilus assembly protein N-terminal domain-containing protein — protein sequence MKNGRRRLTSILAAALLLSAWSSTAGASGPTTLTVRVLGGATKTALRLQPGFATVLRADHRIDTVAIGDPRIVAATMVKRGQDVFDIVLQPQTATGVTNMVVWFGDLTSIWDLTIGPGQRTADIVYVLTAPLTTAHPASLSSPLPPLQPSAIPVRVEAPTETSSQGGGQPFLEVQQSSGNAVGTFQLARGPDGVGIRYRITNKGAVGLAIRLSGVLVRVNGRLVPFVMSQDPTEKTHPTVVPAGTEETGMINAAVRAPRQLEVIFSLFPLGNDPHSASPILPITFQMVFAGLDRLPVSRAQ from the coding sequence AGTTCGACGGCGGGAGCGTCTGGTCCCACAACGCTGACCGTCAGAGTTCTTGGGGGCGCTACAAAAACCGCTCTGCGCCTCCAACCTGGATTCGCCACGGTGCTCAGAGCCGATCACAGGATCGACACCGTCGCCATCGGCGATCCGCGCATCGTGGCGGCCACGATGGTCAAGCGAGGACAAGATGTGTTTGACATTGTCCTTCAGCCCCAAACGGCAACCGGGGTCACCAACATGGTTGTGTGGTTTGGAGACCTGACCTCAATCTGGGATCTCACTATTGGTCCCGGTCAGCGGACCGCAGATATCGTGTACGTTCTGACTGCCCCCCTCACCACCGCGCACCCCGCGTCTCTATCCTCGCCCCTACCACCGCTGCAACCGTCGGCGATCCCGGTGCGGGTTGAGGCTCCCACTGAGACCTCGTCGCAGGGGGGCGGACAGCCGTTCCTTGAAGTGCAGCAATCGAGCGGCAACGCGGTCGGTACCTTCCAGCTCGCTCGGGGGCCCGACGGCGTCGGGATCCGTTATCGCATCACGAATAAGGGAGCCGTCGGGCTTGCGATCCGACTCAGCGGGGTTCTGGTCAGGGTGAACGGGCGACTCGTGCCGTTCGTCATGTCGCAGGATCCTACTGAAAAGACCCATCCAACCGTGGTGCCGGCCGGAACCGAGGAAACGGGGATGATCAACGCTGCCGTGCGGGCCCCGCGTCAACTCGAGGTCATTTTCTCCCTCTTCCCTCTGGGGAACGACCCGCATAGTGCGAGCCCAATACTCCCAATCACTTTCCAGATGGTGTTTGCCGGCCTCGATCGGCTTCCGGTATCCCGGGCCCAATAA